A genomic region of Terriglobales bacterium contains the following coding sequences:
- a CDS encoding DmsE family decaheme c-type cytochrome has product MAAEVPHPPQGKAEDYVGAETCQTCHEDKFKHFETTAHFRTTLDKKKGPEYQGCEACHGPGREHVEGGGDVSKIFSFKGKSAEEISKRCLDCHQYGEEHSNFARSVHLENNVSCIDCHSPHSAKAKVALLKVDQPNLCYTCHLDVKPEFSKPFHHRVNEKLVKCTDCHNQHGGFLTRQLRSTTAQDWVCFKCHTEKAGPFVFEHAPIKTEGCLACHTPHGSTNPRLLKRSQVNLLCLECHTFTVDSDIPVTPSFHNQTAKYQACTLCHQAIHGSNFSEVFFK; this is encoded by the coding sequence TTGGCGGCCGAGGTTCCGCATCCGCCGCAAGGCAAGGCGGAGGATTACGTCGGGGCAGAAACCTGCCAGACCTGCCACGAGGACAAGTTCAAGCACTTTGAGACCACCGCCCACTTCCGCACCACGCTCGACAAAAAGAAGGGGCCGGAGTACCAGGGCTGCGAAGCCTGCCACGGCCCGGGTCGTGAGCACGTTGAAGGAGGCGGCGACGTCTCGAAGATTTTCAGCTTCAAGGGCAAGTCGGCGGAAGAAATCTCCAAGCGCTGTCTGGATTGCCACCAGTATGGCGAGGAGCACAGCAACTTCGCGCGCTCCGTTCACCTGGAGAACAATGTGAGCTGCATCGACTGCCACTCGCCGCATTCCGCCAAGGCCAAGGTGGCGCTGCTCAAGGTCGACCAGCCCAACCTCTGCTACACCTGCCACCTGGATGTGAAGCCCGAGTTCTCCAAACCCTTCCACCACCGCGTGAACGAGAAGCTGGTGAAGTGTACGGATTGTCATAATCAGCACGGTGGGTTCCTGACCCGTCAGCTTCGTTCCACCACGGCCCAGGACTGGGTCTGCTTCAAGTGCCACACGGAAAAAGCCGGTCCCTTCGTGTTCGAGCACGCTCCCATCAAGACTGAAGGCTGCCTCGCCTGCCACACGCCACACGGTTCCACTAACCCTCGGCTGCTCAAGCGCAGCCAGGTGAATCTGCTCTGTTTGGAGTGCCACACCTTTACCGTGGACTCGGATATTCCTGTTACCCCGAGTTTCCACAACCAGACTGCGAAGTACCAGGCATGCACCCTGTGCCATCAGGCCATTCACGGCTCCAACTTTAGTGAAGTCTTCTTCAAGTAG